The Drosophila innubila isolate TH190305 chromosome 2R unlocalized genomic scaffold, UK_Dinn_1.0 1_C_2R, whole genome shotgun sequence DNA window ACAAGCAAATTAATGCTTAAGAGCATGCCCTGCAGCATGAGCGAATTCGGCGAACTAATTCAGGAGCTGAAACTGATTACACCGCGTTCCCTCAACGCCTTTGGGCGCCGACGCATGCTGATTGAATATGCAGACGCTGCAGAGGCGCAGACGGCGCTGGAACAGTTGCTGGGCCTGAGCGACATACTGGACAAGCCGTTGCGGGTCTGCTCCTTTGGGCCACGTGACAACGATGGAGCAGAGCCCAAGATAACCAAAGCCAACAAATCCACACAAGCGGCGATTTCGCAGCAGGCAAAGGATTCGACGCCGCAGCAGGAGATCAACAAGTATGTGCAAAAGTTATACGCCTGCAATAATCAATGTGACTTTATGCAGCCACCACCGCCATATCTGCGCTATGCGTATCCGCCCATCAATGCCGACATTCTGGCCAAGATCGGAGATGCGCTTCAGAGTGACAAACGCTTCTACACGCAGGTGCTTCATCTCATGAATCGCATGAATCTGTCGCCTCCATTTGGTGCACGACCTGCCGGCTTGAATTTAAAGCCACAACTCACTCACAGCATCGCCACACAAACTGAGATGATTGCGAGCGAATCCGAAAGCGAATTGGAGAGCGATGAAGAGAGTAAcaagcagcaggagcagctgcaACTGAAACGTCCAAGAGCTGCAATAATTCCGGAACAGTATCGTAAGCGGGCGCGTCAATTGCTTCAACAGGCAGCAAGTCGGACGACAGGCAAAGCAGTGGAAACCAAAGACAAAATGGACATGCCCACATCATCATTTGCAACTCCCAGAATTGAGTTAAAGCTGCCGTCAAGCTTGCCAACTGCCTTGGCGGTTGACAAAGAGCTGCCCGTGGAATGCATGCCCTTGGAAGAGCTGCAATTGCTTCCCGTCTACAAGAACTACAAACTAGGCGAAGCAAGCAACAAGCTCTACATCAAGAATCTGGACAAGAGCGTGACGGAGGCACAGCTGAGGGGAATCTATGCGAGATACGTTCCAGCCGATAGCCTTGATATTAAGGTTATGCAACAAGGACGCATGAAGGGACAGGCATTTGTCACATTCACACAGCTTAGCGATACGGCGGTGGTGGTGTCCCAGGCATTGGCCGAGACCAACGGGCTGCTCTGGCAACAGAAGCCCATGATTGTGTGCTATGGCAAGCAGCAGTGAGAATAGAAGGTGACCAAGTCATTCTCCATAGATAATAGGCCATTAAATAACCCACTGATCTCCAACTACAAGAACTTCAATTGTCTCCAAAGATTCCAACAGAACTGCGCTGATTtcctataaaaacaaattgagaaCAGGCAagacaaattgcaatttatttccaACGAAAATTGATTGTTTATTAATCATATGTCTAGCTGTAGAGTGTAATTTGAGATCGCAGTAGCTGCTTTGTTGGCATGTTGGAATTCCCCTCTATCGGTTTGTCAGTATACTTTTTGTCAGTCCTATAACAACAAGTAGCAAAAGATATTAACTagtatatttcatatattttctacataaaacaaaaaaaaaaaaaacaaaaaagaaacataaatataaagaagaaGCGAGTGAAGATCAGCGACATTTGCGAAAGTTTGTAACATTATTTGtttctttggtttttgttCTCTTTTCGACAGACAACTTGGTCTGATTGACACCTTGTACGTGGACGGCGCTGGACCAGATCCTGCCAACGAATTGGACGACATTAGCATCAACGGTGCCACCgaagcaacagccacagccgCCACAGTTCCCCTCAAGACAAAGAAATCGCGCAAATCAAAGCAGCTGGCCATGCAACCCTACAGCTATGTGATTGCCGTTGACTTTGAGGCCACGTGCTGGGAGAAACAGGCGCCGCCCCAATGGCGAGAAGCAGAGATTATAGGtaacgaaaataattaatacatttattttcaccTACTTTACATTGTATCTTTCTTGTTTTACGGCAGAGTTTCCAGCCGTGCTGGTTAATCTGAAGACGGGCAAGATCGAGGCCGAGTTCCACAAGTATGTGATGCCAATTGAGTCGCCACGACTGAGCACCTACTGCACAGAATTGACGGGCATAGAGCAAAAGACTGTAGACACCGGAGTGCCATTGCAAACGGCCCTGATGATGTTCCACGAATGGCTGCGCAAGGAGTTGCGCTCACGGAATCTTCTGCTGCCCAAGACGAACAAGTCAAATATACTGGGTAACTGTGCGTTTGTCACATGGACAGACTGGGACTTTGGTATCTGCCTGCACAAGGAGTGCACCCGCAAACGCATGCGAAAGGCGCCATATTTCAATCAATGGATCGATGTGCGAGCCGTTTACCGCGAGTGGTACAAGTATCGACCCTGCAACTTCAGCGATGCCCTTTCCCATGTGGGATTAGCCTTCGAAGGACGCGCACATTCAGGCATTGATGATGCCAAGAATCTGGGCGCACTTATGTGCAAGATGGTGAGAGACGGAGCGCTCTTCTCCATCACCAAGGATCTGACGCCATATCAGCAGCTCAATCCCAATTGTGTAttgtgagagagaaagagagaggagaaCTCTTTCCAAAATAacataatgaaaacaaaacaaatgcactTAGTTACtgacttttaataaataattaacagaCAGTCGGACAGTTCTTAAATATGAGGAGAACAGCCTGACAAAACACTTTTTGTATGGGAAATTAAAtgatgattttgattttgattttcatttgttttctatAACCGCAATTGATAAGACTTGAAAATTGACGAATTCTTTAATTACCGCAATGCAACACAAGGCGGCATAAATATACACATGcaacataaacatataacaAACAATGGAGAAtacacatacttacatataagATATGGCCTTAGAGCATATTTTTCTACCATTCATACTTGATAATTCATAGttatactaaatatttagtCTATACCAAGTACTACGTACATATTGTACCATATGGGGAATATCATACTTATGTTAATGACTTACACAGCCTACCATTTAAGTTTAAGAGCATTACTAATAAAACGACAATAGACATACTACTTATccgaaaataatgaaaaactgCAGTTGAGACTTCTTTTTCTGGCATTAATGGATCTAATTGCATCTAAATATTTAGTGGTTTAGTAGTTTCAACTGgtttttagatatatttcagttgaaaaatgcaaataatttagtGAAAGTCggtaattaagttaaaataaaattgtaatcttTATTGGCAGCTCTGATCCCAATCTATATTATACtggtttattataaatacactGTTTACGGCCTGGGCTTGACAGCCAGTTGGATAACTGCTTTCTCGGCTTTGACCATCCAGTGTGAATCATCTTCGTTTAGCCAGTCGACGACACAGACGGGCATGCCACAATAGATGTCGGATTTAATGACGCGGAGGGCACAAATGCTGGTGGGCATAAAACCACCCAGGCAGTCACGAAATGGCGTTGTGGAATTGTAGTTGATGTCCTCGAGGAGCTTGCGATAGTTGAGATCTCCCTTGAATATGACGAGAGCACCTAGGCTAAGTTGGACGTATAAGCACGGGCACATTTCTCTCATAAAGCTGAAACCCTTGGGTCTAGTCCAGAAGTCACAGGTGGGGTACAATTCCAGAGACTGATCCTGCAGAAGACATTGCAGTTTGTGCCCAAAGGCCTCCAATTGCGGCATTTCGTGGCAACGCAAGAAGTTGAGCATCCAGCGAAAATCATGGGCAGTGACATCCGAGACGAACCAAGGAATGGCCTTAACATGAAAACGCACCTTTTTGGCCAGACCCGATTCGATAATGTACTCGGCCAGCAGGAGATCCGTGAAGAGTTCGTAGCCGGCATTATCCAAGACAATGTCGACAATAAGAGGAGAGCCAGACGCTTGGGAATCCTCTGCCAACAGACTCCAAACATCCTCAGACTGATCCGTGATCAAATGCTTGTCAAGCTCGCCAATTAGCTGCAACATCTGCTCACTTGGAGATTCAGTTGTGATCGACAGATCACAACGATTACCCCACAGTGATAGTTTCAACATGAGCTGGAAATTCTCCCGACTACGCGGAAGATCACGAGTCGCCTGTAGAATGGTGCTCATAAGAAAAGTTACATTCCGAGCAGAGCTTATTTTTTGGGGACTAAAATAATCATAGTTCCTTAAGGTTTCGGCACGCCGGAATGCAGCCCAGATGCGTCGATAGAGATAGCATTCGGCAAAGAGCCAATTGGATGTAAACCAGCGACTCTTCTCGCGATTCACCAGCCACTTGATCTCCACATTCCAATCCTTTGCATCTGGCTCTTTGTCATAGAAAAGCTTGAACTCACGATTGTCCAAAATCTCGTTGCGCAATATGTCTAGACTCCAAATGACACGTCGCAGATCGTAGCGTGCATATTTCCCGCACTGCTCCATGATCCTGTCCTCGTTCTCCTGCAGGTAATGGATGATGTCATTGATCATATGCGGAGTTCGCAGCCGAAATGTTTTGTAGGCAAAGCTGTACAAGTATCTGGCACTTAACGCCTCATTCAAGGGCGGCCGAGTGTAGAAAATGTGATGCTTCTCAATAAAGTCGATATCCTGGTCGGTTTCATCGCTTTCCACGCTGTGCCAAGACGACTCTTCTGTAGATTGCGTATATTGACTTGTAAACGATTCCACATGAACTAGACCCGTTTCCATGGTCACATTCAATGTTGCCTAATTATCTTGACTAAACTACACATTTAGACAGTATTCCCAAAAATAATCCATATTCGATTTTGTTATGAGCGAGGTTTCCTGTTGTATATCGAGTCTGTTTCCTTGAAAgaattatagtttttaaatataaatttcttgtggattattaagaaataatatttacattttattttttattataaatcataaaataacacttataaTTAAGGAATCAACCCGAAACCAATAAAGGTTACCttaccatccaaatcgaatcttggccaaaaataattaatttttctaaataaacaaaattcgaatacagaatgaatttaaaggccaaatcatgaacaaaaagacattccgcttgaaaatcggttaggttttgacaaagttatgacagttcgaagttgctctaggctctgacctagcaactttacaagtcaaaaaatttcttaatttcgacatgattttttacggaaaaatgaaaggctccagaatcaagtttaaagtgtcgttttatactaataacgatataaggagttgattaaaagtaaaatcttgagatttaaaatttttaatttttaaaatttcaaaggggggacccttaccatcgaaatcgaatcttggtcgaaaataattaaattttctaaatcaacaaaaattgaatgcagtatgaatttagaggccaaaccatgatcaaaatgacattccgtttgaaaatctattcagttttgatcaagttgtgacagtttgaagtttgtcaactctttggcctagcaactttaccacaaccgtaccggtacaaacgtttcggttttcggttcttgaaagagaattaatttcgATTACAATTttagttccggtactaaaaatgaaacgtttagTTTTGGTTAAAGGTTCCGATACCGGTTATGGTGTTATTCCCGGCTtacaataaatgtttataaaatataaaatttatttatcgattgaaaacaaatataaatttatactacaaatttcaaaataaaattatattttaaatacaaaaaaaaaacatatatatctttatatagaTATAGGTTTCCCGCCAGGTGCAACCGTTAGGCTTTCTGGTTTCCCTTGAAAGGGCTGATTGATTcagatttgaattaaattataaaaataaacaaagcttTTCGTTAAGCAACTATTCTTAGCATGGTTCCACTTTGAACAGTCTTTATTTTAGCAACGAAATAAACTAGCAAAAGAATTgatttatacataaaatatcaacaattaAACTATTgcaacttgtttgtttttcctcTACTTGCTGGCAAACTGAATAAGGCCGTATTCGCCAGTGAGCATCCATTCCTTGTTCGTGGCAAAGAGTCGTTCCGACAAACCCTGTGGCAATCCACACACCAAATCCGCTTTAATAGTTCGCAGCGTGCAGAGATTGGAGGGCCGGAAACCTGATTACAAATGGGAATCAATGtacttaaattcaatttaaatattgaaattaaagacAATAGAACTTACCGCGCAGACAGGTCTCAAAGGATTCTGTATCATGCCAGCTGTAATCGCCCAGAAGCTTGCGATAGTTGAGGTCGCCTTTAAAGAGAACCAACTGTGCCTGGGATAGACGCTCATAGAGCGTCGGTTGCATCTCGGCCATGCGATAAAACTCATATGGACTAGTCCAAAAGTGCTCGAGAGGCGCCAACTCAAATTTGCCCTCATCCGTGAAACGTTTCAGTTTCTTGCCGAGCTCACCGAGCACCAAGTCGGATTGGTCGGCTAGAAATTGCAGCGTCCAGTGATAATCGTTGGCCATGACATCCGATATGAACCATGGAATGGCTTTCGCATTAAAGCGCACCTTCTTCGCCAATCCTTTGTCGATTATATATTCAGCGAGTATTAGATCCGTGTACAGCTCATAGCCGGCGTTATCACAGATAATCTCAACAATACCCTCGCCGTTCGAACTGTGCAATGATAGCCATATGGCATTTGTATTATCCACTAGCAAATTGGAATCCAGCTCTTGAACTAGATCGAAGGCATCTCCTGTGGGTTTAACCTGTTTGCCCGATGTAATGGACAGATCACAGCGATTTCCCCAcagattcaatttcaatagctGCTGAAAGGTGGCCGCATTGCTTTCACTACTCCGAGTGGCTTTAGCTACGGCCAGCATTGCATCCAGACTCAGCTGGGTAGCCGTGCTCTTTTGCCGGCTGAAGTAATCAAAGCCCGCCAGGCGGGATAACTGGAATATGGAGGAGACTTTGCGATACATGTAGCACTCGGCGTAAAGCCAACAGGCACTAAAATAGGTACGCTTCTCCTGTGGCAACTTCTCCAGAAATGCATTCCACACGTCACAGTCGCTTTCTAAATATTGTACATTAATTATTGGTTACTATAGTATATGAAACTTTACATACCCTTGTCGGTGAAGGGCAACagcttttcattttgcaatATGTTCGAGCGCAGCTCCCGAATAGCTTCTGCTGTTTGTTCAATATCGGTGACTGCATCctgtaaaaaaacaattgatttATTCTCTCAATTATGCAATATGAACGAGTAAGAATGCTAAAGTGGTGTGCCCGACTAAGAGATACCCGTTACCTCTCTTTATAAACTGGGATTGTGGTGGAGTTATTGCCAATTTAAAGCGGATAAGGGGGCGtgacaatattattaataatgatGTCGATGTTCATGGAAATCATAGAAGCTTTTGTGACAAATTTGGTGGCTCTGGCTTATGGCTCATATAAAAGAATTCGATATACCCTTGTGGTCCACGTGTAACGGGTAGAACAACTTACCGCACCATATTTTGCCAGCAGTTCGTCCTTGTTCTTGGCCAAAGAGTTGGCAATTGTTTCCAAAGTCGACGGCAGACGGAAACGGAACGTGTAATAGGCGAAGCTCCTATAATAACAAGGGGGTCGCTTTAGAGGTCAGGCAATCAAATTACATCAGTACTATATATGACTGTCAATACACGTGTTTGCCATACATATATGctatttactatatataatatatatgctatatataGCGAATACTTACCGCTTATATTGGGCCGCTAGCTCTGAGTGCGGAGGCGTCTCGCTATCAATAATTCCATTTTTAACATCAAAATCTGTATCGTCTTGTGCCAAGGTCATATTTCCAACTGCTTGCTGTTTGATATTCCCCTCTTTTTTGTCAATTGGTTAATGCACTTCTTGTTGTTGACACAATCAATGTAACTGCTGCTACATTtacacaatataaatatatataatatatatgtatattagctTGGCGCGTCAGAGATGGCAACTGCGGAAGTTGCTATGaaaccactgttgccaacttagctactTTAAAG harbors:
- the LOC117784932 gene encoding damage-control phosphatase ARMT1; amino-acid sequence: METGLVHVESFTSQYTQSTEESSWHSVESDETDQDIDFIEKHHIFYTRPPLNEALSARYLYSFAYKTFRLRTPHMINDIIHYLQENEDRIMEQCGKYARYDLRRVIWSLDILRNEILDNREFKLFYDKEPDAKDWNVEIKWLVNREKSRWFTSNWLFAECYLYRRIWAAFRRAETLRNYDYFSPQKISSARNVTFLMSTILQATRDLPRSRENFQLMLKLSLWGNRCDLSITTESPSEQMLQLIGELDKHLITDQSEDVWSLLAEDSQASGSPLIVDIVLDNAGYELFTDLLLAEYIIESGLAKKVRFHVKAIPWFVSDVTAHDFRWMLNFLRCHEMPQLEAFGHKLQCLLQDQSLELYPTCDFWTRPKGFSFMREMCPCLYVQLSLGALVIFKGDLNYRKLLEDINYNSTTPFRDCLGGFMPTSICALRVIKSDIYCGMPVCVVDWLNEDDSHWMVKAEKAVIQLAVKPRP
- the LOC117784935 gene encoding damage-control phosphatase ARMT1, giving the protein MTLAQDDTDFDVKNGIIDSETPPHSELAAQYKRSFAYYTFRFRLPSTLETIANSLAKNKDELLAKYGADAVTDIEQTAEAIRELRSNILQNEKLLPFTDKESDCDVWNAFLEKLPQEKRTYFSACWLYAECYMYRKVSSIFQLSRLAGFDYFSRQKSTATQLSLDAMLAVAKATRSSESNAATFQQLLKLNLWGNRCDLSITSGKQVKPTGDAFDLVQELDSNLLVDNTNAIWLSLHSSNGEGIVEIICDNAGYELYTDLILAEYIIDKGLAKKVRFNAKAIPWFISDVMANDYHWTLQFLADQSDLVLGELGKKLKRFTDEGKFELAPLEHFWTSPYEFYRMAEMQPTLYERLSQAQLVLFKGDLNYRKLLGDYSWHDTESFETCLRGFRPSNLCTLRTIKADLVCGLPQGLSERLFATNKEWMLTGEYGLIQFASK
- the LOC117784936 gene encoding ERI1 exoribonuclease 2-like isoform X2, with the translated sequence MALIRLARQLGLIDTLYVDGAGPDPANELDDISINGATEATATAATVPLKTKKSRKSKQLAMQPYSYVIAVDFEATCWEKQAPPQWREAEIIEFPAVLVNLKTGKIEAEFHKYVMPIESPRLSTYCTELTGIEQKTVDTGVPLQTALMMFHEWLRKELRSRNLLLPKTNKSNILGNCAFVTWTDWDFGICLHKECTRKRMRKAPYFNQWIDVRAVYREWYKYRPCNFSDALSHVGLAFEGRAHSGIDDAKNLGALMCKMVRDGALFSITKDLTPYQQLNPNCVL
- the LOC117784936 gene encoding ERI1 exoribonuclease 2-like isoform X1 codes for the protein MSVATSKLMLKSMPCSMSEFGELIQELKLITPRSLNAFGRRRMLIEYADAAEAQTALEQLLGLSDILDKPLRVCSFGPRDNDGAEPKITKANKSTQAAISQQAKDSTPQQEINKQLGLIDTLYVDGAGPDPANELDDISINGATEATATAATVPLKTKKSRKSKQLAMQPYSYVIAVDFEATCWEKQAPPQWREAEIIEFPAVLVNLKTGKIEAEFHKYVMPIESPRLSTYCTELTGIEQKTVDTGVPLQTALMMFHEWLRKELRSRNLLLPKTNKSNILGNCAFVTWTDWDFGICLHKECTRKRMRKAPYFNQWIDVRAVYREWYKYRPCNFSDALSHVGLAFEGRAHSGIDDAKNLGALMCKMVRDGALFSITKDLTPYQQLNPNCVL